One Kiritimatiellales bacterium genomic window carries:
- a CDS encoding DNA-binding transcriptional regulator, whose product MKPYRVVLLIEEEREVGRGLLRGIAQYSRNFGPWMFYREEPFYEKLSDAERLQRIKKWRPDGIIMREQGALDKSLLKLGVPVIYSGHRNGPAAGVPNILGDDREISQLAARYLLDKGFRHFGFCGFDDMWWSVDRGRFFAEALSLKGFQVSLYVPPLQDAPHSRDGEPELIAHWIKTLPKPCAVFACTDDRCRQVATACRLAGRRVPEEVALLGVDNDELTCEFAFPPLSSILLDTEKSGYDAAETLHRIMRGKKTGRPVISIPVSRVITRKSTDMIAVEDPVVVTALNYIREHYRKGVSVAEISRNAGVSRRVLEIRFRKAINRSVYEEVLLIRMNHACLLLLESSLSVAQISEALNYEEVKYFSRAFKQAIGVSPLAYRKQFSIRP is encoded by the coding sequence ATGAAACCGTACCGGGTGGTATTATTAATTGAAGAAGAGCGGGAAGTAGGGCGCGGATTGTTGCGCGGTATCGCGCAGTATTCGCGCAATTTCGGTCCGTGGATGTTTTATCGCGAAGAGCCGTTCTATGAAAAGCTGTCGGATGCCGAGCGCCTGCAGCGCATAAAAAAATGGCGACCGGACGGAATTATAATGCGTGAACAGGGCGCGCTGGATAAATCGCTGTTAAAACTTGGTGTGCCGGTAATTTACAGCGGACACCGGAACGGGCCGGCTGCCGGTGTGCCGAATATTCTGGGCGACGACCGGGAGATCAGCCAGCTGGCGGCGCGCTATCTGCTGGATAAAGGATTCCGACATTTCGGGTTCTGCGGGTTCGACGATATGTGGTGGTCAGTGGATCGCGGGAGGTTTTTTGCTGAGGCACTGTCCCTGAAAGGATTTCAGGTCAGCCTATACGTTCCGCCGCTGCAGGATGCTCCGCATTCGCGCGACGGTGAGCCGGAGCTGATTGCGCATTGGATAAAGACTCTTCCGAAACCGTGCGCGGTTTTTGCCTGTACTGATGACCGGTGCCGGCAGGTTGCGACAGCCTGTCGTCTGGCTGGCCGGCGCGTTCCGGAGGAGGTTGCACTGCTGGGTGTTGATAATGACGAATTAACCTGCGAGTTTGCCTTTCCGCCGCTATCAAGCATTTTACTGGATACGGAAAAAAGCGGTTATGATGCAGCGGAAACGCTGCACCGGATAATGCGCGGTAAAAAAACCGGCAGGCCGGTTATCTCAATTCCGGTGTCCCGGGTGATTACACGGAAATCTACAGACATGATTGCTGTTGAGGATCCGGTCGTCGTGACCGCCCTAAATTATATCCGGGAGCATTATCGGAAAGGGGTTTCTGTCGCTGAAATTTCCCGTAATGCCGGCGTTTCCCGGCGGGTGCTGGAGATACGGTTCAGGAAGGCAATCAATCGCTCGGTTTATGAAGAGGTGTTATTGATTCGCATGAATCACGCCTGCCTGCTGCTGCTGGAAAGCAGCCTGTCGGTGGCGCAGATTTCCGAGGCGCTGAATTATGAAGAGGTAAAATATTTTTCCCGTGCTTTCAAACAGGCGATCGGCGTCAGTCCGCTGGCTTACCGCAAGCAGTTCAGCATTCGTCCCTGA
- a CDS encoding carbohydrate kinase family protein, with translation MAKIAVAGHICLDIIPEFFPGKYNPKTLLVPGTLVEVGQAVAATGGAVSNTGQALHRLGEDVVLIAKVGNDEFGHTVRRLLNRQGAGIADNLIISPGEHTSYSIVINPPGIDRIFLHSPGANHSFSSRDLDEETISGCSLFHFGYPPLMKCIFERNGAELKTIFTRMKRRGITTSLDMTFVDPASDAGKIDWPAFLNNVLPLTDIFLPSLDEILFMTDRDLYFHLTSSAREELIEQVNAAVIERIAQKLIDAGVPVVVIKLGAHGLYLRTAEQVPGKDRSWNKQSFFTPAFKVKKGGTTGAGDCAIAGFLSAYVNGFSAEDALQMAAATGSACVESLDAVSAIPHKDILQQRIRDGWMKSPGKFLYKG, from the coding sequence ATGGCGAAAATTGCAGTGGCGGGACATATCTGTTTAGATATTATTCCGGAATTTTTTCCCGGCAAATACAACCCGAAGACTTTGCTGGTCCCGGGAACTCTGGTTGAAGTCGGCCAGGCGGTGGCGGCAACCGGCGGAGCGGTGTCCAATACCGGCCAGGCGCTGCACCGCTTAGGCGAAGATGTTGTACTGATCGCAAAAGTCGGAAATGATGAATTCGGCCACACCGTCCGCCGGCTGTTAAATCGTCAGGGCGCCGGCATTGCTGATAATTTAATTATTTCTCCCGGGGAACATACCTCATATTCAATTGTAATCAACCCTCCGGGCATTGACCGGATTTTCCTGCATTCGCCGGGAGCCAATCACTCTTTTTCCAGCCGTGATCTTGATGAAGAAACAATCAGCGGCTGTTCGCTGTTTCATTTCGGATATCCGCCGCTGATGAAATGTATTTTTGAGCGGAACGGCGCGGAATTAAAAACGATATTCACCCGGATGAAACGCCGGGGAATTACAACGTCGTTAGATATGACATTTGTTGATCCCGCATCGGATGCCGGAAAAATTGACTGGCCGGCTTTTCTGAACAACGTATTGCCGCTCACGGATATTTTCCTGCCCAGTCTTGATGAAATCCTGTTTATGACCGACCGGGATTTATATTTTCACCTGACCTCAAGCGCGCGAGAGGAACTGATTGAACAGGTGAATGCTGCGGTGATTGAACGGATCGCACAGAAACTGATCGATGCCGGTGTCCCGGTTGTCGTAATCAAACTCGGGGCACACGGGTTGTATTTACGCACAGCGGAACAGGTGCCGGGCAAAGACCGCTCATGGAATAAACAGTCGTTTTTCACGCCGGCATTCAAGGTTAAAAAGGGCGGAACAACCGGTGCCGGCGATTGTGCCATCGCCGGCTTTCTTTCCGCTTATGTAAACGGATTCAGTGCAGAAGACGCACTTCAAATGGCCGCCGCGACCGGGTCAGCCTGCGTGGAGTCGCTGGATGCAGTCAGTGCGATTCCTCACAAAGACATATTACAGCAGCGTATCAGGGACGGCTGGATGAAGTCTCCTGGAAAGTTTTTATACAAAGGTTAA
- a CDS encoding sulfatase-like hydrolase/transferase, translating to MMTRTKTFFQYLSAGSVLFQVSGLASEQISCRPNVVFITSDQQRSDSCGAYNSPVRRKDGSSPTPFIDKLAAGGVRFDYAYCNSPLCAPSRASFMTGMYPHTTTAINHQPDRRNPGVTRFPGIRAGILTMGEVFRNSGYRTAAIGKMHVHGELKDVWDMGFDVTKLRFYTEFPGHHYADLRDGDVNARYRGIYNYKDKTLKDVDPERFKNAPEDLTVVQNDLNPYFLETLVEREEEMFDYMVTTESLKFIEESVQQNVPFFIHIGLEKPHPRWDTFQRFLDLFDPEKMPLPETRKEWREKGMLPTHLEWIHNGMADDKIKNAMAAYYACVASLDEQVGRITDLCAELDIDENTIFVFTSDHGEMLFDHGIRGKHNMYEESVRVPLIVKYSQAFKQGSQCSVPVGLIDIFPTFAELCGFTPPSLLEGVSLLSVIKGDGTSQPVFSEFYETGYMGWRDRYAPVRMCITDQYKYVYTHGCIDQLFDRVKDPQEMENLAVDSAYNETRRRLKFITLESWELDSYPQLEIQAAAGDKHITLSWQPAGEGAVYTLFRSDSPDVSDAVPVGKNIRQLTYTDSSVHAGAHYSYWVMADVPLTRAFTDKFGKQRYGITPVLTAEYPRVLPASGRVDIQAAPGEIQTKKYVPWNGGTFEEIDWIWTGYPLNAADGIGICSGSSFILTQQSMDGDHFFDAMIRTVKNGQKAWERGSIIFNYTDYDHYYRLTLKANGRLALEKTAGFWKPAELLYEHPEPGGNPAEWNRIRVEVRGKQIAVSCNEKPVFVYQDQDMLRSGRSGFCAGVGMQCEFKDITVSE from the coding sequence ATGATGACGCGCACAAAAACTTTTTTCCAGTATCTCAGCGCCGGTTCCGTTCTGTTTCAGGTGTCCGGATTGGCTTCAGAACAGATATCTTGCCGGCCGAACGTCGTCTTTATAACATCCGATCAGCAGCGTTCTGATTCATGCGGTGCATATAATTCGCCGGTTCGCCGGAAAGACGGATCATCTCCGACGCCGTTTATCGACAAGCTGGCAGCAGGCGGTGTGCGATTTGATTATGCCTATTGCAACTCTCCGCTGTGCGCTCCGTCCCGGGCATCGTTCATGACCGGAATGTATCCTCATACTACGACGGCAATCAACCACCAGCCTGACCGCCGGAATCCTGGGGTTACCCGCTTCCCGGGAATCAGAGCAGGTATTCTTACCATGGGCGAAGTATTCCGCAATTCCGGTTACCGTACCGCCGCGATCGGTAAAATGCATGTGCATGGAGAGCTGAAAGATGTCTGGGATATGGGGTTTGATGTCACAAAATTGAGATTTTATACGGAGTTCCCTGGACATCACTATGCGGATCTTCGTGATGGAGATGTAAATGCACGGTATCGGGGAATTTACAACTATAAAGACAAAACGCTTAAAGACGTAGATCCTGAACGGTTTAAGAATGCTCCTGAAGATCTTACTGTTGTGCAAAATGATCTGAATCCTTACTTCCTTGAAACACTGGTTGAGCGCGAAGAAGAAATGTTTGATTACATGGTAACAACGGAATCGCTTAAATTTATCGAGGAAAGTGTACAGCAGAACGTCCCTTTTTTCATTCACATCGGATTGGAAAAACCGCACCCGCGCTGGGATACATTCCAGCGGTTTCTGGATCTGTTCGATCCGGAAAAAATGCCCTTGCCGGAAACACGGAAAGAGTGGCGGGAGAAAGGCATGCTGCCGACACATCTGGAGTGGATTCATAACGGCATGGCGGATGATAAAATAAAAAATGCAATGGCTGCATATTACGCCTGCGTTGCCAGTCTGGATGAACAAGTGGGACGTATTACGGATCTGTGCGCAGAACTGGACATTGACGAAAACACAATCTTTGTTTTTACCAGCGATCACGGTGAAATGCTGTTTGATCACGGTATACGCGGCAAACATAATATGTATGAAGAGTCCGTCAGAGTTCCGTTGATTGTAAAATATTCACAGGCATTTAAACAAGGGAGCCAGTGCTCCGTCCCTGTCGGATTAATTGATATTTTTCCGACGTTTGCCGAACTGTGCGGATTCACTCCGCCATCTCTTTTAGAAGGGGTCTCTTTGTTATCTGTTATAAAAGGCGATGGCACGTCTCAGCCGGTGTTTTCAGAATTCTATGAAACAGGATACATGGGATGGCGGGATCGATATGCTCCCGTACGGATGTGTATTACGGATCAATACAAATACGTTTATACACACGGATGCATTGATCAGCTGTTCGACAGAGTAAAGGATCCGCAGGAGATGGAGAATCTGGCGGTAGACTCTGCATACAATGAAACGCGCCGACGGCTGAAGTTTATAACGCTTGAAAGCTGGGAACTGGACAGTTATCCGCAACTGGAAATCCAGGCCGCCGCCGGCGACAAACATATTACACTGAGCTGGCAGCCGGCAGGAGAAGGCGCGGTTTATACGCTCTTCCGGTCTGATTCGCCGGATGTATCAGACGCAGTACCGGTAGGGAAAAATATACGGCAGCTGACGTATACGGATTCTTCCGTTCACGCCGGCGCGCACTATTCATACTGGGTGATGGCGGATGTTCCGCTGACGCGGGCATTCACAGATAAATTTGGAAAACAGCGCTACGGAATAACCCCGGTTTTGACGGCGGAGTATCCGCGCGTACTGCCTGCCAGCGGGCGTGTGGATATTCAGGCGGCTCCGGGAGAAATACAAACAAAGAAATACGTACCATGGAACGGCGGAACTTTTGAAGAGATCGACTGGATATGGACCGGTTATCCCTTGAATGCAGCCGATGGAATCGGCATATGTTCCGGAAGTTCTTTTATTCTTACTCAGCAGTCGATGGATGGAGACCATTTTTTTGATGCGATGATACGCACGGTAAAAAACGGGCAAAAAGCATGGGAACGCGGATCAATAATTTTCAACTATACAGATTATGACCATTATTACCGCTTAACATTAAAGGCAAACGGCCGTCTGGCATTAGAGAAAACAGCAGGATTCTGGAAGCCGGCGGAATTATTATACGAACATCCGGAGCCCGGCGGGAATCCTGCGGAATGGAACCGGATCCGTGTCGAAGTCCGCGGAAAACAGATTGCTGTCAGTTGTAATGAAAAGCCGGTGTTCGTATATCAGGATCAGGATATGTTGCGGAGCGGAAGATCAGGATTCTGTGCGGGAGTGGGTATGCAATGTGAATTTAAAGACATCACGGTTTCAGAATAA
- a CDS encoding sialate O-acetylesterase — MHFIIHLLLFMAISVAHSELEVPNVLSDGVVFQQNKPVKVWGKGTPGRTVTVTLSRENDAVVIDVKSALIDAGGQWQVLMSEQTASYTKYKIKIEDGRDVITIRDVLFGEVWLASGQSNMNLALKYIQNNQEIKSAVDAAGNEYIRGLNSTKGIVVRSTACSQTPLDDIPEARWGSAKNFTGVADLSGVGITFARRLFELLNQNGNEVPVAILSQTRGGTSIHAWLSYDATQASPALMEKYPGTWSGSGSAVSDFNQATACYNHLIGPLTNLCIAGIIWYQGENNVGNEAAGVYYRGAMAALIKSWRKDFASNEAAVLSVLLASHHYWPVLEAAAYIREAQYEALCFDINPGGTVIPIYDLSQTWYSDTFPSKAPIHPLTKQEVGTRLGNAAYATHYAGDIEYSGPVYTSIHPDGAGLEITFTHTSGGLKILEGKGETLRGFSICGTDRVFYPADAVIINSNTVKLSNPSVEAPVAATYAFSSLNYFANLANGAGLPAMPFRTDKTASVYNAPLLWMHCDTVTNWYNVKTNAYFTNTWSAGSGVTEISLTDHRCEGDAALRIDYNIRNLSTNRVIVSPVLEVGNLLFNKYPGLSLSLYKPVDETINVSLVFTGKDGVRRRLKGTAQPQSHMNGIVPVSGPGWHELWFSFESPYLDSDGVTQLAGISEVREIEIIFEIPSGALSENYIILDSIQFSN; from the coding sequence ATGCATTTTATTATTCATTTATTGTTATTCATGGCAATCAGCGTTGCGCATTCGGAATTAGAAGTTCCGAATGTGCTGTCTGACGGAGTTGTTTTTCAACAAAACAAGCCTGTGAAAGTCTGGGGGAAAGGAACTCCCGGCCGAACAGTTACCGTGACATTATCCCGGGAAAACGATGCGGTTGTTATTGATGTAAAATCAGCATTGATCGATGCCGGCGGCCAATGGCAGGTGTTGATGTCTGAACAGACCGCTTCGTATACGAAATATAAAATTAAGATCGAAGACGGCAGGGATGTGATCACGATTCGCGATGTGCTTTTTGGCGAGGTCTGGCTGGCGAGCGGACAGTCAAATATGAACCTGGCACTGAAATACATTCAAAATAATCAGGAAATAAAATCGGCCGTCGATGCCGCCGGCAACGAATATATCAGGGGATTGAACAGTACGAAAGGTATTGTGGTTAGATCGACAGCCTGTTCACAGACCCCTCTGGATGATATTCCTGAAGCCCGGTGGGGTTCTGCTAAAAATTTTACAGGAGTTGCAGATCTTTCCGGTGTAGGTATTACATTTGCACGGAGATTATTTGAATTGCTTAATCAGAACGGCAATGAAGTACCGGTGGCAATTCTCAGCCAGACCAGGGGCGGGACAAGCATTCACGCATGGTTATCTTATGATGCAACGCAGGCAAGCCCGGCGCTGATGGAGAAATATCCGGGGACATGGAGCGGCAGCGGAAGCGCCGTCAGTGATTTTAATCAGGCGACCGCCTGCTATAACCATTTGATTGGACCGTTAACTAATTTATGCATTGCCGGGATTATATGGTATCAGGGGGAAAATAATGTAGGGAATGAAGCAGCGGGAGTTTATTACCGGGGTGCGATGGCCGCATTAATAAAAAGCTGGAGAAAAGATTTTGCATCCAATGAGGCTGCGGTGCTTTCCGTTCTGCTCGCATCGCATCACTACTGGCCCGTACTTGAAGCTGCCGCATATATCCGCGAAGCGCAATATGAAGCGTTATGTTTTGATATAAATCCTGGGGGGACAGTGATCCCGATCTATGATCTTTCGCAGACGTGGTATTCAGATACCTTCCCGTCTAAAGCGCCGATTCATCCGTTAACAAAGCAGGAGGTGGGAACCCGTCTGGGTAATGCCGCGTATGCAACTCACTACGCCGGCGATATTGAATATTCCGGACCCGTATATACATCGATACATCCGGACGGAGCCGGCCTGGAAATAACCTTTACCCATACATCCGGCGGATTAAAAATACTCGAGGGGAAAGGAGAAACACTGCGGGGATTTTCAATTTGCGGGACTGACCGTGTATTTTATCCGGCAGATGCAGTAATTATCAACAGTAATACAGTAAAACTGTCAAATCCCAGTGTAGAGGCTCCGGTTGCCGCGACGTATGCGTTTTCATCGTTGAATTATTTTGCGAACCTCGCCAATGGAGCCGGACTGCCGGCCATGCCGTTCCGGACAGATAAAACTGCTTCAGTATACAATGCGCCGCTCCTGTGGATGCATTGCGATACGGTGACAAACTGGTACAATGTCAAAACAAATGCATATTTCACCAATACGTGGTCTGCCGGTTCCGGAGTTACAGAAATATCACTGACTGATCACAGATGTGAAGGCGATGCCGCGCTCCGGATTGATTATAATATCCGGAATTTATCGACGAACCGGGTGATTGTATCGCCTGTTCTTGAGGTTGGTAATTTATTGTTTAATAAATATCCGGGATTAAGTTTGAGTCTGTATAAACCGGTAGATGAAACGATAAATGTCTCGCTTGTATTTACGGGAAAAGACGGTGTCCGGCGGCGCCTTAAAGGAACAGCGCAGCCACAAAGTCACATGAACGGAATCGTACCTGTCTCCGGACCGGGCTGGCATGAACTCTGGTTTTCGTTTGAATCACCTTATTTAGATTCAGATGGTGTAACACAGCTGGCTGGGATTTCAGAAGTGAGAGAAATTGAAATAATTTTTGAAATACCGTCCGGCGCATTGTCTGAAAATTATATTATTTTAGATAGCATACAATTTTCGAACTGA